A region from the Lysobacter antibioticus genome encodes:
- a CDS encoding NADH-quinone oxidoreductase subunit M, translating to MSPVPLLSILIWLPILGGFATLAFGNERANAARWFALVVALVTLGLSVMMFTHADFGSAAMQLVEDHAWIPTYDIRYHLGADGISAALIALTTLTSTLVLISAWTSIDKRVSQYYAAFLILEGLMVGVFSALDAMLFYVFFEGMLIPMFIIIGVWGGPRRVYASVKFFLYTFLGSVFMLVGLIYLYLKGGSWQLSDMYALQLNAVEQMWIFFGFLIAFAVKVPMFPVHTWLPDAHVEAPTAGSVILAAIMLKIGGYGFLRFVLPIVPDAGHEWAWLVIALSLIAIIYVGMVALVQDDMKKLIAYSSVSHMGFVTLGTFIAFALVHNGDAHGTDAARLGLQGAMVQMISHGFVSGAMFTCVGVLYDRMHSRMIKDYGGVANVMPWFAAFVVLFAMANSGLPGTSGFVGEFMVIVASFQQHPLIAFGAATTLIVGAGYTLWLVKRVIWGDVGNAHVAELEDINPREALVLGVFAAGVLVLGLWPKPLTDLMEPAIANLASQIVASKL from the coding sequence GTGAGCCCCGTGCCCTTGCTTAGCATTCTGATCTGGCTGCCGATCCTCGGCGGTTTCGCCACCCTCGCGTTCGGCAACGAGCGCGCCAACGCCGCGCGTTGGTTCGCCCTGGTGGTGGCCCTCGTCACCCTCGGCCTGAGCGTGATGATGTTCACCCATGCCGATTTCGGCAGCGCGGCGATGCAGTTGGTCGAAGACCACGCCTGGATCCCGACCTACGACATCCGCTACCACCTCGGCGCAGACGGCATCTCGGCGGCGCTGATCGCGCTGACCACGCTGACCTCGACCCTGGTGCTGATCAGCGCCTGGACCTCGATCGACAAGCGCGTCAGCCAGTACTACGCCGCGTTCCTGATCCTCGAAGGCCTGATGGTCGGCGTGTTCTCGGCCCTGGACGCGATGCTGTTCTACGTGTTCTTCGAGGGCATGCTGATCCCGATGTTCATCATCATCGGCGTGTGGGGCGGCCCGCGCCGCGTCTACGCGTCGGTGAAGTTCTTCCTGTACACCTTCCTCGGCTCGGTGTTCATGCTGGTCGGGTTGATCTACCTGTACCTGAAGGGCGGCAGCTGGCAGTTGTCGGACATGTACGCGCTGCAGCTCAACGCGGTCGAGCAGATGTGGATCTTCTTCGGCTTCCTGATCGCCTTCGCGGTCAAGGTGCCGATGTTCCCGGTCCACACCTGGTTGCCGGACGCGCACGTCGAGGCGCCGACCGCCGGTTCGGTGATCCTGGCCGCGATCATGCTGAAGATCGGCGGCTACGGTTTCCTGCGTTTCGTCCTGCCGATCGTGCCGGACGCCGGCCACGAGTGGGCGTGGCTGGTGATCGCGCTGAGCCTGATCGCGATCATCTACGTCGGCATGGTCGCCCTGGTCCAGGACGACATGAAGAAGCTGATCGCGTACTCGTCGGTCTCGCACATGGGCTTCGTCACCCTGGGCACCTTCATCGCCTTCGCCCTGGTCCACAACGGCGATGCGCACGGCACCGATGCCGCGCGCCTCGGCCTGCAGGGCGCGATGGTGCAGATGATCAGCCACGGCTTCGTGTCGGGCGCGATGTTCACCTGCGTCGGCGTGCTCTACGACCGCATGCACAGCCGCATGATCAAAGACTACGGCGGCGTCGCCAACGTGATGCCGTGGTTCGCCGCGTTCGTGGTGTTGTTCGCGATGGCCAATTCCGGCCTGCCGGGCACCTCGGGTTTCGTCGGCGAGTTCATGGTGATCGTGGCCAGCTTCCAGCAGCACCCGCTGATCGCGTTCGGCGCGGCCACCACCCTGATCGTCGGCGCCGGCTACACCCTGTGGCTGGTCAAGCGGGTGATCTGGGGCGACGTCGGCAACGCCCACGTCGCCGAGCTGGAGGACATCAACCCGCGCGAAGCGCTGGTGCTGGGCGTGTTCGCGGCTGGCGTGCTGGTGCTCGGCCTGTGGCCGAAGCCGCTGACCGACCTGATGGAACCCGCGATCGCGAACCTGGCCAGCCAGATCGTCGCCAGTAAGTTGTGA
- the nuoN gene encoding NADH-quinone oxidoreductase subunit NuoN: MNMPVRTIADLMPLLPELVVIIGAFALLMLDLFIEERNRIVSHVFAIVVVAVATALIAFDVGGQGTVLSGMFVRDTAADGLKLGIGVVGILSMIYTWPYLRSRGLYKGEVAVLMLFAIAGMMLLVSAGSLVMVYLGLEMLALCSYALVAVDRDSPLASEAAIKYFVLGALASGLLLYGLSLIYGATGSLMLDQIAIAAQVGPSSLMMITGVVFVVAGIAFKFGAAPFHMWLPDVYQGAPTPITLFIGSAPKLAAFGMTYRLLEVGAAGQEDHWRLLLAGLAVLSLAIGNLSALVQTNLKRLLAYSTVSHVGFLFLGMAGGGAQGFAAAMFYAISYALMSAAAFAAIIVMSGRGFDADKIDDYKGLNARSPWLAGMVLCVMASLAGLPPFLGFWAKLAVLKAALQGDMLWLAIVGIVFAVIGAFYYLRVIKAMYFDEPDGKMPAPSDDRPLRVVFGVNALALLALGLAWNPIMDWCMRAFPS, translated from the coding sequence ATGAACATGCCTGTACGGACCATCGCCGACCTGATGCCCCTGCTGCCCGAACTGGTGGTGATCATCGGCGCGTTCGCGCTGTTGATGCTCGATCTGTTCATCGAGGAGCGCAACCGCATCGTTTCCCATGTGTTCGCGATCGTCGTGGTCGCGGTGGCGACGGCGCTGATCGCCTTCGACGTCGGCGGGCAGGGCACGGTGCTCAGCGGCATGTTCGTGCGCGACACCGCCGCAGACGGCCTCAAGCTCGGCATCGGCGTGGTCGGCATCCTGTCGATGATCTACACCTGGCCCTACCTGCGCTCGCGCGGCCTGTACAAGGGCGAAGTCGCGGTGCTGATGCTGTTCGCCATCGCCGGCATGATGCTGCTGGTCTCGGCCGGCAGCCTGGTCATGGTCTACCTCGGCCTGGAAATGCTGGCCCTGTGCTCCTACGCGCTGGTCGCGGTGGACCGCGACAGCCCGCTGGCCTCGGAAGCGGCGATCAAGTACTTCGTGCTCGGCGCGCTGGCCTCGGGCCTGCTGCTGTACGGCCTGTCGCTGATCTACGGCGCCACCGGCAGCCTGATGCTCGACCAGATCGCGATCGCCGCCCAGGTCGGCCCGTCCTCGCTGATGATGATCACCGGCGTGGTGTTCGTGGTCGCCGGCATCGCCTTCAAGTTCGGCGCGGCGCCGTTCCACATGTGGTTGCCGGACGTCTACCAGGGCGCGCCGACCCCGATCACTCTGTTCATCGGTTCGGCGCCGAAGCTGGCCGCGTTCGGCATGACCTACCGCCTGCTCGAAGTCGGTGCGGCGGGGCAGGAGGACCATTGGCGCCTGCTGCTGGCCGGCCTGGCCGTGCTGTCGCTGGCGATCGGCAACCTCAGCGCGCTGGTCCAGACCAACCTCAAGCGCCTGCTGGCGTACTCGACGGTCTCGCACGTCGGCTTCCTGTTCCTCGGCATGGCCGGCGGCGGCGCCCAGGGCTTCGCCGCGGCGATGTTCTATGCGATCAGCTATGCATTGATGTCGGCCGCGGCCTTCGCCGCGATCATCGTCATGTCCGGCCGCGGTTTCGACGCCGACAAGATCGACGACTACAAGGGCCTCAACGCGCGCAGCCCGTGGCTGGCCGGCATGGTCCTGTGCGTGATGGCCTCGCTGGCCGGCCTGCCGCCGTTCCTCGGCTTCTGGGCCAAGCTGGCGGTGCTCAAGGCCGCGCTGCAGGGCGACATGCTGTGGCTGGCGATCGTCGGCATCGTGTTCGCGGTGATCGGCGCGTTCTACTACCTGCGCGTGATCAAGGCGATGTACTTCGACGAGCCCGACGGCAAGATGCCGGCGCCGAGCGACGACCGTCCGCTGCGCGTGGTGTTCGGCGTTAACGCGCTCGCGCTGCTGGCGCTGGGCCTGGCCTGGAACCCGATCATGGACTGGTGCATGCGCGCGTTCCCGTCCTGA
- the nuoL gene encoding NADH-quinone oxidoreductase subunit L — MEPAISKSILLAIVLAPLLGSIIAGLFGRKVGRAGSHTITILGVAASCAMSVYVLWQLAGQGAPPFNENVYTWFQVGGYEAHVGFMIDKLTAMMMVVVTFVSLLVHVYTIGYMADDPGYQRFFSYISLFTFSMLMLVMSNNFLQLFFGWEAVGLVSYLLIGFWFKKPTAVFANMKAFLVNRVGDFGFLLGICAVMWALGSLDYGTVFANAPTLADRTIQVWGGEHPIVWSLPTVICICLFIGAMGKSAQVPLHVWLPDSMEGPTPISALIHAATMVTAGIFMVARMSPLFELSQTALNFVLFIGATTAFWTGLIGIVQNDIKRVVAYSTLSQLGYMTVALGVSAYSAAVYHLMTHAFFKALLFLAAGSVIIGMHHEQDMRKMGGLRKYMPITYWTSLLGTLALVGTPFFAGFYSKDTIIEAAHHAAHGEHANWVAQYAYWAVLLGAFVTAFYSFRLLYMTFHGKERFRDAHAGHGHDGHHDDHAAHAHDDHGHGKHDDAHDDHGHHGPHEPHESPWVVTVPLILLAIPSVLIGFFTAGPMLFGTDWLDYKVKQLPFFLGAIDLDAARDTIAMVGEEAWHGPVAFALHGFQAPAFWLAFSGFALATVMYWWKPELPAKARKLFALPVRILENKYGMDNLWIDGFAAGGVGIGKASRAVDSKLIDGAVVNGGASLVGFVANLTRRVQSGYLYHYAFAMILGLIALLAVVIRFWH, encoded by the coding sequence ATGGAACCCGCAATCTCCAAGTCCATCCTGCTGGCGATCGTGCTCGCGCCGTTGCTCGGCTCGATCATCGCCGGCCTGTTCGGACGCAAGGTCGGCCGCGCCGGCTCGCACACGATCACCATCCTCGGCGTCGCCGCGAGCTGCGCGATGTCGGTGTACGTGCTCTGGCAGCTGGCCGGGCAGGGCGCCCCGCCGTTCAACGAGAACGTCTACACCTGGTTCCAGGTCGGCGGTTATGAGGCCCACGTCGGCTTCATGATCGACAAGCTGACCGCGATGATGATGGTGGTGGTCACCTTCGTCTCGCTGCTGGTCCACGTCTACACCATCGGCTACATGGCCGACGACCCGGGTTACCAGCGCTTCTTCAGCTATATCTCGCTGTTCACCTTCTCGATGCTCATGCTGGTCATGAGCAACAACTTCCTGCAGTTGTTCTTCGGTTGGGAAGCGGTGGGCCTGGTGTCGTACCTGCTGATCGGTTTCTGGTTCAAGAAGCCGACCGCGGTGTTCGCCAACATGAAGGCGTTCCTGGTCAACCGCGTCGGCGACTTCGGCTTCCTGCTCGGCATCTGCGCGGTGATGTGGGCGCTGGGTTCGCTCGACTACGGCACCGTGTTCGCCAACGCGCCGACCCTGGCCGACCGCACCATCCAGGTGTGGGGCGGCGAGCACCCGATCGTCTGGTCGCTGCCGACGGTGATCTGCATCTGTCTGTTCATCGGCGCGATGGGCAAGTCGGCGCAGGTGCCGCTGCACGTGTGGCTGCCCGACTCGATGGAAGGCCCGACCCCGATCTCGGCGCTGATCCACGCCGCGACGATGGTCACCGCCGGCATCTTCATGGTCGCGCGCATGTCGCCGCTGTTCGAGCTGTCGCAGACGGCATTGAACTTCGTGCTCTTCATCGGCGCCACCACCGCCTTCTGGACCGGCCTGATCGGTATCGTCCAGAACGACATCAAGCGCGTGGTCGCGTACTCGACCCTGTCGCAGCTGGGCTACATGACCGTCGCGCTGGGCGTGTCGGCGTACTCGGCCGCGGTCTACCACCTGATGACCCACGCCTTCTTCAAGGCGCTGCTGTTCCTCGCCGCCGGCTCGGTCATCATCGGCATGCATCACGAGCAGGACATGCGCAAGATGGGCGGCCTGCGCAAGTACATGCCGATCACCTACTGGACCAGCTTGCTCGGCACGCTGGCCTTGGTCGGCACGCCGTTCTTCGCCGGTTTCTACTCGAAGGACACCATCATCGAGGCCGCGCACCACGCCGCGCACGGCGAGCACGCCAACTGGGTCGCCCAGTACGCCTATTGGGCGGTGCTGCTCGGCGCCTTCGTGACCGCGTTCTACAGCTTCCGCCTGCTGTACATGACCTTCCACGGCAAGGAGCGTTTCCGCGACGCGCATGCCGGGCACGGTCACGACGGGCACCACGACGACCATGCGGCGCACGCCCATGACGATCATGGTCATGGCAAGCACGACGATGCGCACGACGATCATGGTCACCACGGTCCGCACGAGCCGCACGAATCGCCGTGGGTGGTCACCGTGCCGCTGATCCTGCTGGCGATCCCGTCGGTGCTGATCGGCTTCTTCACCGCCGGCCCGATGCTGTTCGGTACCGATTGGCTGGACTACAAGGTCAAGCAGCTGCCGTTCTTCCTCGGCGCGATCGACCTCGACGCCGCCCGCGACACCATCGCGATGGTCGGCGAGGAGGCCTGGCACGGTCCGGTGGCGTTCGCGCTGCACGGCTTCCAGGCGCCGGCGTTCTGGCTCGCGTTCTCGGGCTTCGCCCTGGCCACGGTCATGTACTGGTGGAAGCCGGAGCTGCCGGCCAAGGCGCGCAAGCTGTTCGCGCTGCCGGTGCGCATCCTGGAGAACAAGTACGGCATGGACAATCTGTGGATCGACGGCTTCGCCGCCGGCGGCGTGGGCATCGGCAAGGCCTCGCGCGCGGTCGACAGCAAGCTGATCGACGGCGCCGTCGTCAACGGCGGTGCGAGCCTGGTCGGCTTCGTCGCCAACCTGACCCGCCGCGTCCAATCCGGTTATCTCTACCACTACGCCTTCGCGATGATCCTCGGCCTGATTGCATTGCTCGCCGTCGTCATCCGGTTCTGGCACTAA
- the nuoI gene encoding NADH-quinone oxidoreductase subunit NuoI: MNRIVSYFKSLLLIELAQGLGLTLKYLFKPKYTLMYPMEKTPQSPRFRGVHALRRYPNGEERCIACKLCEAVCPALAITIDSEKRADGTRRTTRYDIDLFKCIFCGFCEESCPVDSIVETHIHEYHFDQRGQNIVNKQQLLAIGDRLETEIAERRAADAAFR, translated from the coding sequence ATGAACCGCATCGTTTCCTATTTCAAGAGCCTGCTCCTGATCGAGCTCGCACAGGGCCTTGGGCTGACGCTCAAGTACCTGTTCAAGCCCAAGTACACGCTGATGTACCCGATGGAGAAGACCCCGCAATCGCCGCGCTTCCGCGGCGTGCACGCGCTGCGCCGTTATCCCAACGGCGAAGAGCGCTGCATCGCCTGCAAGCTGTGCGAGGCGGTGTGTCCGGCGCTGGCGATCACGATCGACTCGGAAAAGCGCGCCGACGGCACCCGCCGCACCACGCGCTACGACATCGATCTGTTCAAGTGCATCTTCTGCGGCTTCTGCGAAGAGTCCTGCCCGGTCGACTCGATCGTGGAAACCCACATCCACGAGTATCACTTCGACCAACGCGGACAGAACATCGTCAACAAGCAGCAGCTGCTGGCCATCGGCGACCGTCTCGAAACCGAGATCGCCGAGCGCCGCGCTGCCGACGCCGCCTTCCGCTGA
- a CDS encoding NADH-quinone oxidoreductase subunit J gives MDLAQIAFFVFAAAATLSAVAVISLKNPVHAALSLVLTFFSVACVWIIAGAEFLGVALILVYVGAVMVLFLFVVMMLDIDVAPLREGYVRYLPFGLLVAVVMLVEMLTLIGVKANLAAPLTADAAGASNTKWLAHALFTDFLLPFEIAAVILTVAVIAAVMLTLRRRPGAKHQNPSAQARVRASDRIRLIKMDAVKPVVPAPAEPVAQEAKP, from the coding sequence ATGGATCTCGCCCAGATCGCTTTCTTCGTCTTCGCCGCCGCGGCCACGCTGTCGGCGGTGGCCGTGATCAGCCTGAAAAACCCGGTCCACGCCGCGCTCAGCCTGGTGCTGACCTTCTTCTCGGTGGCCTGCGTGTGGATCATCGCCGGCGCCGAATTCCTCGGCGTGGCCCTGATCCTGGTCTACGTCGGCGCGGTGATGGTGCTGTTCCTGTTCGTGGTGATGATGCTCGATATCGACGTGGCGCCGCTGCGCGAAGGTTACGTCCGCTATCTGCCGTTCGGCCTGCTGGTCGCGGTGGTGATGCTGGTCGAGATGCTGACCCTGATCGGGGTCAAGGCCAACCTGGCCGCGCCGCTGACCGCGGACGCCGCCGGCGCCTCCAACACCAAGTGGCTGGCGCACGCGCTGTTCACCGACTTCCTGCTGCCGTTCGAGATCGCCGCGGTGATCCTGACAGTGGCGGTGATCGCCGCGGTCATGCTGACCCTGCGTCGTCGCCCAGGCGCCAAGCACCAGAACCCGAGCGCCCAGGCCCGCGTCCGCGCCAGCGACCGTATCCGCCTGATCAAGATGGACGCGGTCAAACCGGTGGTGCCGGCGCCCGCCGAACCCGTCGCACAGGAGGCCAAGCCGTGA
- the nuoG gene encoding NADH-quinone oxidoreductase subunit NuoG: MSAQPVNPNLPPDHVTVFIDGVEMAAPKGSMIIQAADKAGIAIPRFCYHDKLAIAANCRMCLVEVEKMPKPAPACATPVMDGMKVVTRSEKALKSQRNVMEFLLVNHPLDCPICDQGGECELQDLSMGYGRSVSRFSERKRVVPDEDIGPLVATEMTRCIQCTRCVRFTAEIAGTYELGGMYRGENLQIGTFDGKPLTTELSGNVIDVCPVGALTNKVFQFKARPWELTARESLGYHDALGSNLFLHVRRGDVLRTVPRDNEAVNECWLSDRDRYSHQGLYAEDRAQRPMVKDGGEWREASWDEAMARAAKILGDNGGDNLGVLAHPATSNEEGALLARLAEALGTGNLDHRISQHDLSDAAVAETFAMPVAEIDTADLVVIVGSNLRHELPLVHQRVRKAFTRGAKVHVVNPVDFDFTFDVAGKRIVAPSQLAAALGDEALREVAKNATHAAIIVGALAENGPYAAAIRAAAKAFADATGARLCRIPQGANAVGLARQGVLPSARDARGMLDEARGAYILYGIEPGLDFADTASALRALGAAQVVAFSHYACRSTKSVADVILPIGLLPEVDATLTNLDGIEQRAVSGGKLPGEARPGWRVLRALGGELAAKGFEFTDLDGLRAGLHGRDVKPAAGRAPTAAGEGMEVAVSTAIYRSDATVRRAPALQSHPLNLEPRAVLHSSDAAALGFSDGAVGKFSAGAGTATLPVAISDKVAPGTVWIESGHGATAPLGAARVNVVRA, from the coding sequence GTGAGCGCTCAACCGGTTAACCCCAATCTGCCGCCGGACCACGTCACCGTCTTCATCGACGGCGTCGAGATGGCCGCGCCGAAGGGTTCGATGATCATCCAGGCCGCCGACAAGGCCGGCATCGCGATCCCGCGTTTTTGCTACCACGACAAGCTGGCGATCGCGGCGAACTGCCGCATGTGCCTGGTCGAAGTCGAGAAGATGCCGAAGCCGGCGCCGGCCTGCGCCACGCCGGTGATGGACGGCATGAAGGTCGTCACGCGCAGCGAGAAGGCGCTGAAGTCGCAGCGCAACGTGATGGAGTTCCTGCTGGTCAATCACCCGCTCGACTGCCCGATCTGCGATCAGGGCGGCGAGTGCGAACTGCAAGACCTGTCGATGGGCTACGGCCGTTCGGTCAGCCGTTTCTCCGAGCGTAAGCGCGTGGTGCCCGACGAGGACATCGGCCCGCTGGTCGCCACCGAGATGACGCGCTGCATCCAGTGCACGCGCTGCGTCCGCTTCACCGCCGAGATCGCCGGTACCTACGAACTCGGCGGCATGTACCGCGGCGAGAACCTGCAGATCGGCACCTTCGACGGCAAGCCCTTGACCACCGAACTGTCGGGCAACGTCATCGACGTGTGCCCGGTCGGCGCGCTGACCAACAAGGTGTTCCAGTTCAAGGCGCGCCCGTGGGAACTTACCGCGCGCGAGTCGCTCGGCTATCACGACGCGCTCGGCAGCAACCTGTTCCTGCATGTGCGCCGCGGCGACGTGCTGCGCACCGTGCCGCGCGACAACGAAGCGGTCAACGAATGCTGGCTGTCGGACCGCGACCGTTATTCGCACCAGGGCCTGTACGCGGAAGACCGCGCTCAGCGCCCCATGGTCAAGGATGGCGGCGAGTGGCGCGAAGCCTCGTGGGACGAGGCCATGGCCCGCGCCGCGAAGATCCTGGGCGACAACGGCGGCGACAACCTCGGCGTGCTCGCGCACCCGGCGACCTCGAACGAAGAGGGCGCGTTGCTGGCGCGCCTGGCCGAGGCCCTGGGCACCGGCAACCTCGATCACCGCATCTCCCAGCACGACCTGTCCGACGCCGCCGTGGCCGAGACCTTCGCCATGCCGGTCGCCGAGATCGACACGGCCGACCTGGTCGTGATCGTCGGCAGCAACCTGCGCCACGAGCTGCCGCTGGTGCATCAGCGCGTGCGCAAGGCCTTCACCCGCGGCGCCAAAGTGCACGTGGTCAATCCGGTCGACTTCGATTTCACCTTCGACGTCGCCGGCAAGCGCATCGTCGCGCCATCGCAGCTCGCCGCCGCGCTCGGCGACGAAGCGCTGCGCGAAGTCGCCAAGAACGCCACGCATGCGGCGATCATCGTCGGCGCGCTGGCCGAGAACGGCCCCTACGCCGCCGCGATCCGCGCGGCCGCGAAGGCTTTCGCCGACGCCACCGGCGCGCGCCTGTGCCGCATTCCGCAGGGCGCGAACGCGGTCGGCCTGGCCCGTCAGGGCGTGTTGCCGAGCGCCCGCGATGCGCGCGGCATGCTCGACGAAGCACGCGGCGCCTACATCCTCTACGGCATCGAGCCGGGTCTGGATTTCGCCGACACCGCTAGTGCGCTGCGCGCGCTCGGCGCGGCTCAGGTCGTGGCCTTCAGCCATTACGCCTGCCGTTCGACCAAGTCCGTCGCCGACGTGATTCTGCCGATCGGCCTGCTGCCTGAAGTCGACGCCACTTTGACCAATCTCGACGGCATCGAGCAACGCGCGGTCTCCGGCGGCAAGCTGCCGGGCGAGGCGCGTCCGGGCTGGCGCGTGCTGCGCGCGCTCGGCGGCGAGCTGGCGGCCAAGGGCTTCGAATTCACCGATCTCGACGGCCTGCGCGCCGGTCTGCATGGCCGCGACGTCAAGCCGGCCGCCGGCCGCGCGCCGACGGCGGCGGGCGAGGGCATGGAAGTTGCGGTCTCGACCGCGATTTACCGCAGCGACGCCACCGTGCGCCGCGCGCCCGCGCTGCAATCGCACCCGCTCAATCTCGAGCCGCGTGCGGTGCTGCATTCCAGCGATGCCGCCGCGCTCGGTTTCTCCGACGGCGCGGTGGGCAAGTTCAGCGCCGGCGCCGGCACCGCCACGCTGCCGGTCGCGATCAGCGACAAGGTCGCGCCGGGTACGGTCTGGATCGAAAGCGGGCATGGCGCCACCGCGCCGCTCGGCGCCGCCCGCGTCAACGTGGTGAGGGCATGA
- the nuoK gene encoding NADH-quinone oxidoreductase subunit NuoK, whose amino-acid sequence MSEFFGAGLALGHYLALGAVLFCISVAGIFLNRKNVIVLLMSIELMLLAVNINFVAFSRQLADPAGQVFVFFILTVAAAEAAIGLAILVTLFRNRRTINVAEIDTMKG is encoded by the coding sequence GTGAGCGAATTCTTCGGGGCCGGCCTTGCATTAGGCCATTACCTCGCCCTCGGCGCGGTGCTGTTCTGCATCAGCGTCGCCGGCATTTTCCTCAACCGCAAGAACGTGATCGTGTTGCTGATGTCGATCGAGCTGATGCTGCTCGCCGTCAACATCAACTTCGTCGCGTTCTCGCGTCAGCTGGCCGATCCGGCCGGTCAGGTGTTCGTGTTCTTCATCCTGACCGTCGCCGCCGCCGAGGCCGCCATCGGCCTGGCGATCCTGGTCACGCTGTTCCGCAACCGGCGCACGATCAACGTCGCTGAAATCGACACGATGAAAGGCTGA
- the nuoH gene encoding NADH-quinone oxidoreductase subunit NuoH encodes MNTATAIAQVVDPFHAWLESFGMAGTVAWIVLKILLIAMPVIITVAFYVVWERKLIGWMHVRRGPMYVGMGILQAFADVFKLLFKEVIQPTKAESFLYKLAPLLTLAPAFAAWAVVPFDTKLVLSNANAGLLYLLAMTSLGVYGIILAGWASNSKYAFLGAMRAAAQVVSYEIAMGFAMVGVMVGAGSLNLTDIVMAQSGNAGALEWFALPMLPLFVVYFISGVAETNRAPFDVVEGESEIVAGHMVEYSGSAFALFFLAEYANMILISFLTSLFFLGGWLSPFQGLGIPLLSVDGWWWLLVKVFFFASCFIWFRASFPRYRYDQIMRLGWKVFIPLTIAWICVVAVMAYYGVFQPGQ; translated from the coding sequence ATGAACACTGCCACCGCAATCGCCCAAGTGGTCGATCCCTTCCACGCCTGGCTGGAGTCGTTCGGCATGGCCGGCACGGTCGCGTGGATCGTGCTCAAGATCCTGCTGATCGCGATGCCGGTGATCATCACCGTCGCTTTCTATGTGGTCTGGGAACGCAAGCTGATCGGCTGGATGCACGTGCGTCGTGGTCCGATGTACGTCGGCATGGGCATCCTCCAGGCCTTCGCCGACGTGTTCAAGCTGCTGTTCAAGGAAGTGATCCAGCCGACCAAGGCCGAGTCCTTCCTGTACAAGCTCGCGCCGCTGCTGACCCTGGCGCCCGCGTTCGCGGCCTGGGCGGTGGTGCCGTTCGACACCAAGCTGGTGTTGTCCAACGCCAACGCCGGTCTGTTGTATCTGCTGGCGATGACCTCGCTCGGCGTGTACGGCATCATCCTGGCCGGTTGGGCGTCGAACTCGAAATACGCCTTCCTCGGCGCGATGCGCGCCGCGGCCCAGGTGGTCTCGTACGAAATCGCCATGGGCTTCGCCATGGTCGGCGTGATGGTCGGCGCCGGCAGCCTCAACCTTACCGACATCGTGATGGCGCAGTCCGGCAACGCCGGCGCGCTGGAATGGTTCGCGCTGCCGATGCTGCCGCTGTTCGTGGTCTATTTCATCTCCGGCGTGGCCGAGACCAACCGCGCGCCGTTCGACGTCGTCGAAGGCGAGTCGGAAATCGTCGCCGGCCACATGGTGGAGTATTCGGGGTCGGCGTTCGCGCTGTTCTTCCTGGCCGAATACGCCAACATGATCCTGATCAGCTTCCTGACCTCGCTGTTCTTCCTCGGCGGCTGGCTTAGCCCGTTCCAAGGCCTGGGCATTCCGCTGCTGTCGGTCGACGGCTGGTGGTGGCTGCTGGTCAAGGTGTTCTTCTTCGCCAGCTGCTTCATCTGGTTCCGCGCTTCGTTCCCGCGCTATCGCTACGACCAGATCATGCGTCTGGGCTGGAAGGTCTTCATCCCCTTGACCATCGCCTGGATCTGCGTGGTCGCGGTGATGGCGTACTACGGCGTCTTCCAGCCGGGACAGTGA
- the rimP gene encoding ribosome maturation factor RimP yields the protein MTDKATQIAALLAPTVESLGVELLGVEYLPAAGNAVLRIYIDVPADEAAAGADGAEPRSVSIEDCEAVSREVSAQLDVEDPISSNYTLEVSSPGIDRPLFTLEHYRRLVGETVKVALKLPHEGRRRLQGRIDAIEGEQVVFTVEAATFTVPFSNIDKGRLVPDWAALGLAPSKGEPQGAPAKGRPKNKSSKAKPSKKK from the coding sequence GTGACGGACAAGGCAACGCAAATCGCTGCATTGCTCGCCCCGACGGTAGAGTCGTTGGGCGTGGAACTGCTCGGCGTGGAATATCTGCCGGCCGCCGGCAATGCAGTGCTGCGTATTTATATCGATGTGCCCGCCGATGAAGCGGCCGCCGGTGCCGATGGCGCCGAGCCGCGTTCGGTGTCGATCGAGGACTGCGAGGCGGTGAGCCGCGAAGTGTCGGCGCAGCTCGACGTCGAAGACCCGATCAGCAGCAATTACACCCTCGAAGTGTCGTCGCCGGGCATCGACCGCCCGCTGTTTACGCTCGAGCATTACCGCCGCCTGGTCGGCGAGACGGTCAAGGTCGCGCTCAAGCTGCCGCACGAAGGCCGCCGCCGCCTGCAGGGCCGGATCGATGCCATCGAGGGCGAGCAGGTCGTGTTCACGGTCGAGGCGGCCACCTTCACGGTGCCGTTCTCGAACATCGACAAGGGCCGTCTGGTGCCGGACTGGGCCGCGCTCGGCCTGGCTCCGAGCAAGGGCGAGCCGCAAGGCGCGCCGGCCAAGGGCCGACCCAAGAACAAGTCCTCGAAGGCCAAGCCTTCGAAGAAGAAGTGA